The Delphinus delphis chromosome 2, mDelDel1.2, whole genome shotgun sequence genome contains a region encoding:
- the GPR33 gene encoding probable G-protein coupled receptor 33: MDLINSNDYLLNASTSIRNSIHIPTSASKVIVALLLFTSFIIGTITNGFYLWVLKFKMKKTVNTLLYFHLILSYFISTLFLPFLAISYLQENHWSFGMATCKVFNSILSAGMFASVFFLSAISIDRYLLALHPVWSQLHRTPRWVSSIILGVWIFATALSMPYVVFREVHDDHKGRVTCQNNYAVSTNWEGKKMQTLRKWIHVACFSSRFLLGFLLPFLIITFCYERVAKKMKERSLFKSNKPFKVMMTAVISFFVCWMPYHVYQGLILTKDRSLLFQLTLILTVITTSFNTVFSPTLYLFTGENFRKVFKKSVLALFESTFSEDSSGERTQNLNSEADI, encoded by the coding sequence ATGGATCTGATCAACTCTAATGATTACCTGCTCAATGCCTCTACTTCAATAAGAAACAGCATTCACATTCCAACATCTGCCTCAAAAGTGATTGTTGCACTTCTTTTGTTCACATCATTTATAATTGGCACTATCACCAACGGTTTCTACCTATGGGTgctaaaattcaaaatgaaaaagactgttAATACTCTCTTATATTTTCATCTCattctctcttattttatttcaacattatttttgCCATTTCTGGCCATCTCCTACCTTCAGGAAAATCACTGGAGCTTTGGAATGGCCACATGCAAGGTCTTCAATAGCATTTTGTCTGCAGGGATgtttgcctctgttttcttcctctcagCCATCAGCATTGATCGTTATCTTCTCGCTCTTCACCCGGTGTGGTCACAGCTGCACCGAACCCCACGCTGGGTTTCCAGCATCATCTTGGGAGTCTGGATATTTGCCACTGCCCTCAGCATGCCCTATGTGGTTTTCAGGGAGGTACATGATGACCATAAAGGAAGAGTGACCTGCCAGAATAACTATGCTGTGTCTACTAACTGGGAAGGCAAAAAGATgcaaacattaagaaaatggattCATGTAGCCTGTTTCAGCAGCCGCTTCTTGCTGGGCTTCCTTCTGCCTTTCCTCATCATCACCTTTTGTTATGAAAGAGTAGCCAAAAAGATGAAAGAGAGGAGCCTCTTCAAATCCAACAAGCCCTTCAAAGTCATGATGACTGCCGTTATCTCTTTCTTTGTGTGTTGGATGCCCTACCATGTATACCAAGGTTTAATTCTCACTAAGGACAGATCACTACTTTTCCAGTTGACTCTGATACTCACAGTGATAACTACTTCTTTCaatactgtcttttctcccacACTCTACCTATTTACTGGGGAGAACTTCAGAAAGGTTTTCAAGAAGTCTGTTCTTGCTCTTTTTGAGTCAACATTCAGTGAAGATTCTTCGGGAGAAAGGACACAAAACCTAAATTCAGAAGCCGATATTTAA